DNA from Helicoverpa zea isolate HzStark_Cry1AcR chromosome 5, ilHelZeax1.1, whole genome shotgun sequence:
gtttctgtttattatgtttataggAGGTTTCGGGGTACCCAACGGTAggtattaagtaggtacctaagtgtatGTCCTAACTAAGCATTGCTCACACAGTTTGTGATACCTTTTACTcgtaggtaagtacctagtaCTTAATACCGAAGAAGGTACCTATTGTGTGATGTTTTACTAAAACGGAATGACCTACCTACTTGTAGGCTTAAACCTGGACCCTAGCAGCAGCCAGTGGGTAGCAGACCGGGGAACTCCTGCTACCTGCATTGCACGAGCTGCTGCTGAGATGGATCGCCAGTAGATGGAGGCGACCAGCCCCTCTCTAAAAGGAAGAAGACGGCACAAAAGCggaggtttttagtgggtgcaagccccacataacctcactgtctccccgggcggtgtgtgtatacgtcaggcattttcctcagctgaaacaaaaaaaaaaggcttAAACCTGGACGATATAAAGTTTTATTCCGAGTTGCACAGGAAAGTGGGTAGCAGTAGCTTAGCTGTCAGCGATACGGATCTCTTCTTATCCATAAAAGTAAACCGTCATTAATATTTATGAGGAAAAAACTAACCATTCCAGACCctattaactaattaattttctaCCCATGAATAAATGAGACAAGAATTGACAAGATGAATGACTGATATGGTGTCTTTTGCTTAACACTTAGGTTGCCTACAGCATTGTAGACCACAAAAACCGTTAACCACAAGAACGTATAATTATCTACCTAGATAGATACCTATCTTAGTTTAATTAGTATCTACCTAACTACCTTTATGGATGGAGGTTGGCTACTTACCAAACCAATGCCCGCTTagaatgctcttccaaactgcctTACTGATTAAACTTGACtaaatctatacctacctaagttgTTGAGCAgacgtaagtaggtacctaccttctTAGATCGAGGTAAGtcctatgtaggtaggtacaggtAACTTGTACAAgttgaattttgtttttgttgtttatcATTTATAGGGTACGCGATCCTTGTGCCTATAGAGAAGCAGTCTACCTATTATTATCATCTAAATTTTCTTCAACCCCATTGGCAACCAGGAAAATAGGCGTTGGTCCCCAAACGGTTGAAGTGATATCTTTTGTatattacttaataatttaatatgttgTCCATCAAATATAAAAGCATCTATCATTCGAGATAGGGGGCTGAGACTAGGTAGTTGAGAACGCGATTAAATCTACTTATTCTTGGACCCGTGCAACTAGCTCGTCTTTTCTGAACccgtaagtaggtacctacctattagatCTATGTGTGAAATTTACCTGCCTGATTTATGCTACCTGTTCTAcactaagtatattttgtacTACTTAGTACTTCATACCTATAAAAAAGCTGGGTAGATAGATATCGTACCTATGTAATTCCCAGGTAAACTAACAAAACAACTGGTGGACTAAGTACCTATTATCTAATACGAAAAAACTAGATAAGTCTCTGAAACTAGATTATTGAATTAACTTTTAAGAGAATTTCCCTGCTTTACATTCCATTCAAAGTTTATTAATAGAAAAAGCAGAGAATTTAGTGGATGTGCAATGTTTGCAGAACGATAGCCGTTTTTATGTACTATTTGCCTACTTACGCCATCTGTTGCTACTCGGTAGAAGTCAGCTTACATCTTTATTGCCCAAAATAAGGTaatcaagaaatatatataaatataatagacagAGTGTGTTTTATGTAGTGAATAGTTTTCTATAGATATCTAGTAAGAAATTAGAATCAAATTGTAAAATACCGCAGGAAGAATGAAACGCAATGTTTTTTCTATGGCAGCTGTCAAACTGTGATGTTTTTAAAATGTCAATGTCAGTAAAAATCATAGAAGTCGCATCGTCCGGCTGTTGTTTGGTGTTAGCGCTAACGccgcaatataataataaacagcGGTGACTGGAAGATGAGCTATCCTCATGCCGATGGCTAGCCTCAACGTAGCGGAGTGGTCGGCGGAGCAGGTGGCGGACTGGCTGACAGGTgcgtgcggcgcggcggcggagCGCGAGCGGGCGAGTGACTCACGCTGTGTGCTTGTGCAGGGCTGGGCCCCACCGTGGCGCGCTACGTGCCGGCGCTGCGCGAGCGCGGGCTGGACGGCGCCAAGCTGCTGACGCTGCGCTGCGACGACCTCGAGTACCTCGGCATGCACGTCATCGGCCACCAGGAGCTGCTGCTGGAGGCCGTCGAGCATCTGCGGAACTTTGTGAGTCGTCTCCGCACCACATACGTGTATCGCTAGTAGACTAGTGTGCAGTGAGGTAATGACTCACTGGCCAGCAGCCGTGCCTCGGTTATCTCCACTGTGTTATCTGTTGTGAGCGTCGCTACTCAACTATCATATATGCTTATGTCTCTGTTTAATTATAGTAGCGCTGTAGCAGTAATTTGTATATGATTAATGATTCAAATGGTGTTACTTGTAGATAGTAAATGACTTATTAATGGTACAGTAACTGTGTGCGTAATGTCACTGATGTGGATATGTTTAGCAATATGAGGTGTCGCGAGAGTGCGTGCAGCAGCTAGCACTACGAGTGTCAGTGGTGGCCACCACCCTGGCACGTGCTCTACGACACCACACGGACGCGCGGCTTGAGACACAGACACTGGCTGATGTAGCTCGCACCGTGCACGCTGTTAAACCACTTGTGTGCTGGCTCGACAGGTAATGTGCTACAGATACACTTTTATTGACCATGATAACTATTCATACGTATTATAAATGCCATACTTTGTAGGGATCTATGGATGCATGTGTGCAaggttgttaatttttaataaaattttgttaatgACAAAGTATCTTACCATGATGTCTACATTGATATATTCAAATAATAGTCCATGCGggattcaacaaaaaaaaaaacaattataactTGAACTTATATAATGTTACCATGACTTGCAGCATTACATgccaaatatttgaaaaaaaaaaatgtgtgttgtTTACATTATCCTAAAATAAAGAGCAGATATTAACTTTGAATTCACAGGTCTCGGATTGCAATCTGTCTAAATTATAAGCAGTCTTTATTTGGCAGATATCATTAATTGTCAGATAACTTTTTTtggcaataaattatttatttattatttattaactaattGACATTTATCAGTAACCAGTGAAGCCAGGTCTCAATCCATGAAATATTACAAATGGAGTAGAGATTATTGCTGTAGTATTTTGAAAAGAACATCAAAATTCatttaatatgatattttaCTGGCCTCTTTTTTTACAAGTCACTTGATGATATGATAAGATAAGAAATAGTATGGGCAGAGAATTCCAAGGAATGTTATGCTTTGTTGTCCGATAAGGGATGTCAGTTCTGCAATCAGATAAAATTATATAGTCTCCCTTATTCAGGAATGTAAATGgaaaacatgttataaaacaaaagatccTGACAAACAACAAACTGAGaactcctttttgggaagttagaaatatgtttttatattagtgtaatAGTTAACAAGTTTACTGCTGGAAACTTGTAAAGTGTTATGAAGGTGTAGTGTCGTGTGCGTGCAGATggccgggcggcggcgcgggcggcgcgtggcTGGCGGCGCGCAAGACGGCGCTGCTGCAGCACGCGCTGGAGGCCGCCGCCTGCGCGCAGCGCGAGCGCTTCGCCGACCAGCCCGCCCGCGCcgtggccgccgccgccgccggcaccgccgccgccgccgactACATCATCCAGGACGTGGCCGACCCCATGGTGCTGCAGCCCGCCTCGCTCGACACCGTCACGCTGCGCCAGGCCGACAAGCCGCTCGGCTTCGACGTGGTGCCGTCCTTCTGCGGCCACCACCAGCTCGCCGACATCCGCTTCGGCTCGCCCGCGCACGCGTCGGGCGCCGTGCACATCGGCGACGAGATCGTGCAGGTGGGCGCGCAGTGCGTCATCGGCTGGAGCGGCGCCGCCGTgctgcgcgcgtgcggcgcggcgggcgccgagctgctgctgcggctgcggcgccgcgccgcccgcgcgccgcccgcgctgcccgagccgcgccgccgccgcctgctggcgcggccgccgccgccgccgccctacAGCGACGACAGCGAGCCCGACGAGCCGGCGCCGCACCCCGCGCGCCTGTACCCGCCCAAGCCGCGCGCGCTGGTGCAGCGCCGCCACACGCTCGCCGGCGACGCCGAGCTCTACAAGCGGCCCAGCCACACCATCGAGCAGGTGCTCACCATCGATACAGCGACCGATACTTGTGCACATAAATTCGACTTAACCCGAGATAAACTCGCctaacttaatgacgactcacAAACTCACGTGATTTTCGGAGCCATTAAAGATATggtttatttgaattatacACACTATCAATGTATGTAATAATTTCAGTTCTGGCAAGAGCTGAAGCAGCAGCGCTGGGGTGCTGAGGGCGGCAGTGCCAGCATGACTCCGGCGCCTGACGACACCGCGCTCTACGCGAGGGACAAGGTATCAAACACACAACCAAGATAAAAATTTGATTGTCATAAGACTCACAGAAAAATACATAGTTTGTGCCTTATTGTATCTGGCCAGGTATATCGGATATATGATATGTCTGCGAAATTACGTTATTGTTACGTATTTTATTGCAGGCTGTGTCATGTAGCACAGGCCTCGAGCTGTCGCCCCGGCCGCGTACGTGCCTCGGCGTCGTGACCGACCGTCCCCCCGCTCGGCCCCTGCCGGCGCCCGGCCCCGCTGGCCCCGCGTCCCCGGGGCCCGCGCCTGACCCGCCGGGCCCCGACGAGCCGTCCGCCCCCGACCGCAGCCGCGGCAAGATGGACAAGAGCCATTCTACACCCGCGTATGACTTCGACGCCAGTGTGGACGAACCGGGCCCTCTAGCTGCGCAAGCCATCCCCGAGTCCCCCACCACCCCCACTGACAGCCCGCTAGCGATACACTCGGCGTACAAAGCCGATAGGATTCTAGATTTCAAAAAATCCAGTTGTCAAATCGGCGAGGCCATACTGCAACGCGGGCGGCGCAGCAACGCGGACGAGCGAGCCGCCGACGCCGACAGCGGCGCCGACAGCGACGCGCTGGCGCCCGACCCCGACCAGCACTCGCGCCCGCTGCACGCGCTCAACACCGCGCTGCTGCAGCGCCGCCGCTCCGCcgagcccgcgcccgccgccccgCCTGCACCGCACAGGTAACGTCGCCTGCTGCCGCGCTGCATACACTGCGCTCTTCAACCTCGTGATAATCATTTGCGGTTAGACCGtcttttacatcaaaatgaaatgaagtgatcaagaagaataaataaaatgaaaaagaaagttataagaatatatttttaatttaattcacaaggtaataataataactgcaCTGATTATGGAAGACATTTTTTCTCAAATGTTACTTTTTCTgtacttaacataaaaaaaagaatatagtGTCGAATATTTCTGAAGATGGACTAATGAGTTTATTGTATTGATTTGCACCTGTGCACAGATCGGGTCGGCGGGCACCGTCTCCCCCCCCgcggcccgcgccgccgccgcgcccgaccGCGCTGTCGCCGGGCCCGCAGCACCCGGGGGCGGCGCCGCAGTACCCGGGCACGGCGCCGCAGCACCCGGGGGCAGCGCCGCAGTACCCGGCGCTGCGCGCGGTGCTGCGGGCGGTGCCGCGCGAGGAGCCGCCCGCGTCGCCGCTCAAGCCGCGCCACCCGGTCGACCCCACGCATGTAAACTTCACCACCATATTAAAAGAAATGCTTCAAATTATTGCGCCTCTTTAAAGTTCCTAATAGTCACTGAAAACGACGTAGTGACCTAGCTTTTATCTCGAATGttacatattaattattactattacCTTAAAAccaggcatttttttttaaagcgacTACACCTATTTCTgtgatattatattattgtgtgGCGTCTATTGTGTCAATAAGATTagctatagccttcctcgataaattggctatttaatgctaaaagattttttcaagatGGACCGATAGTTTCTAAGAATAGTGCGTGTAAGAAAACAAATTCTTTagctttatagtatttttaaagttttattaggggtatttttttctgttcgATCGTAGGTGACATAAATGAAATCGAATAATATTTGCACGGGTTGGGCGGAGTATTTACATGATGtactttcttttctttattatttatttaccttgttTAGATATCGATGCCTCTGCGGCACATCACGAAGCACGACATTCGCGTGCTCCCGACGAGCGAGCGGCGCGAGCTGCCCGCGCTCAACAGCCCCAGCGCGTCgcccccgccccgcgcccccgcccccgcccccgctcccgcgccggcCCCCGGCGACATCGTGGTGGGGGCGCAGGCGGCGGCGGAGGCGGGCtgggcgcggggcgcggcgcTGTCGCCGGGCAGCGCGGTGCGCGGCATCTTCCCCTCCTCCAAGTCGCGCAGCCTCAAGAAGAAGAGCTCCATCCTGGCCAGTGAGTAGCGAGCCCCAGCTAACGTGTCCACGCCCTCTAATATATTGACTCAGCTAACAAATTATGATAATtgtacttttttgtgtattaataataattaaataattttatatttacctgaaaaaaaaaacatctttataaataacgaaaaaaataacgttttctAGATCAAGTACAGTTGGTACATTTAGAAGTGATAAACTGATCGGTAATATTAAAGTCTTATATTATCTGTTCACTTACACTCAATTAcacaaaatcatcatcctccgagtctttttcctAACTTtactggggtcggcttccagcttcaattattacaaaataataatgataaaaatgatCCATCTGCTCGAGAAGGGCTGGAAATAATGCCCAATCGAAACAACAAAATGTAACTATTACTCGATTACTATATTACacgtttgtatgtattttgctGCGCATTGATGTCAGCATAAAATGAATACTACTATAATGTATAGCTTTGTTTGTACAACAGTAATTTGTTTATTCTGGATCCTATCCGGGAAACTGAGTAAAATGCTTGCTGCTAATGTATGTGGGATGTGAATGAGCTTAATTTGGTGCAAGTACAATTTGGCTTAGTAAATGATGGAATAGTGCGGTATGCGGACATTGTTATATGCTTTTTGTTACCAAGGAATAGTTGTTGATGTAACATACCCCGTGCGGCAGAGCGGCGGCTGGTGCcggcggcggcgctggcggcgcgcggcgcgggcggcgcggtgtGGCAGCGCGTGCGGGCGCGCGCCTCGCCCCGCTGGGCGCGGCGGCACCTGCTGCTGGCGCACAGCGTGCTGTACGCCTACCGCGCGCCCGACTGCAGCAAGGCGGACTGCATGATCTACCTGGCGGGCTGCACGGTGGCGGCGGCGCCGGAGGTCAAGTCCCGCGCGCACGCCTTCAAGGTGTACCACACGGGCACCGCCTTCTACTTCGCCTGCGACTCCCGCGACGCGCAGCTCGCCTGGATCCAGCTCATCCACCGCGCCACGCTGCTGCCCGAGCTCGCCGCCGACGTCAGTACACACCCGACCGTTCTAACTataaatttcattatttacGTTTCTACataatatcttaattaagtcttacattttaactaatcgtaaataaaattacagtgCCTGTATAACCTTGAATCTGTACCACAGGCGTTACGATCGCTTTCAATTACGGTTATGCTACGATTCATCCTCGACAATGTTTTTCCATTACCACCCCAAGAATTGGTGCAGTATTGAATAATAGATTGACATAGAGCCTTAATAACTGAATAATTAGTTTTAGACCTGCAATATAACGTAACTTCTTAAAGACAAACATCAGCTTGCAAATTCTAGATGTTAAAGCAAAGCATTACTTATATTCTAAAATGATTATCTCTACTTTTTTTCCTATCCCATTTTAAACCTCTTTTCTTAACTTTgctcaatttattattaaaatataattaggcTAGTCCCTACTCTAGTATCTTACTCTAATATTGTACGTTTGGTTTTAGATGGACGTATCGAAGCAGTTCTCGGAGACGGACTACTCGGAGACGGAGTCGGACACAGAGAGCCCGCGGGAGCGGGAGCGGGACAAGGACAAGGACAAGGACAAGTCCAAGTTCGGCTCGCTCAAGAAGCTCACGCACCGCATGCAGCGCAGCGACTCCGGCGACCTGCCGCCGCATGCCGCCACCAGCCTCGACCGCAAGTACCTGCGCTTCTTCTACCGCAGCAAGCCCAAGGACGACGCCAAGCCCAAGGTTGCTACTCTCACCGAACACTTCCCCTCACGCAACCAAACAGTTCTACAGACTTCTTCATTGATATTGCAGAATAAGCAAGTGGGAGTTCCCGTGCCCACCGAGCACTACCGCAGCTACCGCCGCGTGGCCGCCTCCCCCGCGCCGGCCCCCGGTCCCGCCCCCGCCAGCCCCCCGGGCTCCCCGCCGGCGCCGCGGCCGGGGGAGGAGGGCTCGGGGCGGGGGCGGCGCCTGCCCAAGCCCATCAACTACATCCACGCCTCCAACCCCAACCTGCTCGACTTCGACAAGAGCGACTTCGTCACTAAACCCGCGCTGCACGTGCCCAAGCCTAAACCCAAGGTTAGTGTTTTGCTGCTGTTTATATAAACATGCTAATAGTAGACGTGTGCAGGCTAATGGTGGTTGTGGTGCAGACGGAGACGCTGGTGGGGCTGGTGACGCTGGAGCAGTTCATGCTGCGCAAGCAGGCGGAGGAGCGGCGCCAGCTGTACAGCAACCGCGTGCTGCTGGGCGTCGAGCACCAGGCGCTGCTGCACCGCCTCGACAACATCGGTACGAACACACGCTACACTAAATACACAAGGAATatagacagtttatgtacaacggcgagcttaacccagagttgGGATTTCTTACAGCCAATCTTAAAGCGATAGAGATCAGAAAGAGGTAGGGAGAACCAAAAGATTTACTACTTTAACTGTCTAGATTTTCATGCCGTCAAGATATTATTTAGCACAGTTATATAATCTTATATTCTGTTACATTTTTGTAAGTGTATTTTGTGACTGACATTATTTAGTGTTGATTTAAAGAGTACAAGGATTCTAAGAGTGAACAAATAGAGTGACAATATGATGTACATGTTACGTCCTCGTGTGTTGCAGTGCCGGACGTGATATACGGCGAGCTGTGCGGCAGCGCGGGTGGCGGCTCGGCTGGCGGCGGCTCGGGCGGCGGCTCGGCCGGCGGCTCGGCCGGCGGCGGCAAGCCCGTGTCCGTGCGCGGCAGGGACGGGTCAGACATGCACTTATCTCTGTTCGGGGATGTGCTTTGTTTGTTGATGTTGAATGAGATGAGAAACTCGCGATTATcgttaactttgtttatttacgaAAATCGTTACAAAAATGTTAGTTGAATGCACGCCCGTGTACGATGACGACCGAAAATGCACTAAAAGCTAAAAATTGTGGGCCGAGGCTCACGTGTTTGCGTAAAGGTGTTCGGTTACTCCGAACATATTCCCGACCAGCAAAGATGAGGGAGGCTGGGGTGTGCATCCAttacaaaaaaagtataaagtataaacaaaaatacaaaaaatattattatacaatgttaaacaaaaatagaaaaatattattccgaatcgttattaaaaactaatttacgGAACACGGGTCTGGGTTTGCTAAACTCTTTCATCTCGTGTTCTTCTTGAGCTTGCGATTGGTGTTTGTTGATCCTAGAAGTCCTGGGCATTGGTTGAGCTTCGTTGATCGTCTCTTCCGGGGTTGTATTCCAGCTTCTACATAATTTTCGATATAGGAAAACAGCGCATAAGATAACCACTATCCCCAATACGATGTAGATAACCGCATAGTGATGTATGTCGTGGTTAGACATTGAAGTGATACTTTCATATTTCTGTTCTTCTTTCAACTGTTTTAACTTCAAGTCTATCTCTCTAAGCAAGTTGTTGTGCACTGTTTCTGTTTCATTTGATTGGTTGTCCAAATTGTCCTCGTATCCTTGATCAATAGTCAGATTGATTATGTGGTTAATCGGTGCCAGGACTGCTGTTTGAGTATCATATTTGACCTTAAATTGACTCTCATAGTGTTTGTGTCCATGCATTGTAAAAGAGTTTGTTGTCATTACGCAATCGCTATCAAGAGTAATGACATTAGCGCGCATAAGTATGTGCGGCGTAATCCGATCTCCGCATATGATTCGCACTTGACACTGCTCgcaacatacatataaatatgtgtttatttttgttaatgaaaTGAACTGGCTTTTGCACGCGTCACTGCTTGTTTTGCATACATTATTTCTCTCCAGTATGCAAAGATCTTCATCTGACTTCATCTTGTATATCGGTGTGTTTGAGTCACACATGTATGTTGAGCTTCCTCTGGTTATACATTTCTGTAATATTTCTGTAGTTATAGGTGAATAATTGTCTTTCTGTAAGTTAATGGCAACGTAATCTGAAACTGGAGTGATTGCGAGAGTCATGTTTTTTCTGTACAACTTCGGTACTGCAATGAGGTGATAGAGATCATAAGTTTCTCTGTTGATTAATGGTATTTTTATCTCGAATATAAAATACTTGTCTGTAACTCTGGCTCTTATCTTCATAAGTTCGTATATTTGTTTCAAATCTGTGTGAATGTTTTCAATCGGTAGAGTAACGTCGCCTGTTAATAAGCCAGAAATAACATTCAATTGATGTTGTAGTTGTTTTGGTGTTAATAAATGCAGATTTACTCTTCCCTGGTAAACATCAGAAATAGTGTCCAACATCATGTTTTGAATGTTTTTCAGATTTTGAAGCATACTGTTCGCTGCAATTGCTGTTAGAATAAACTCTTGCTGTTTTGTTATTTCGTTTACTTCCGCTTGGATAGTGTTCAAAGCTTTATCAAGGCTGTTCAGGTGTT
Protein-coding regions in this window:
- the LOC124630607 gene encoding uncharacterized protein LOC124630607, giving the protein MPMASLNVAEWSAEQVADWLTGLGPTVARYVPALRERGLDGAKLLTLRCDDLEYLGMHVIGHQELLLEAVEHLRNFQYEVSRECVQQLALRVSVVATTLARALRHHTDARLETQTLADVARTVHAVKPLVCWLDRWPGGGAGGAWLAARKTALLQHALEAAACAQRERFADQPARAVAAAAAGTAAAADYIIQDVADPMVLQPASLDTVTLRQADKPLGFDVVPSFCGHHQLADIRFGSPAHASGAVHIGDEIVQVGAQCVIGWSGAAVLRACGAAGAELLLRLRRRAARAPPARPPPPPPYSDDSEPDEPAPHPARLYPPKPRALVQRRHTLAGDAELYKRPSHTIEQFWQELKQQRWGAEGGSASMTPAPDDTALYARDKAVSCSTGLELSPRPRTCLGVVTDRPPARPLPAPGPAGPASPGPAPDPPGPDEPSAPDRSRGKMDKSHSTPAYDFDASVDEPGPLAAQAIPESPTTPTDSPLAIHSAYKADRILDFKKSSCQIGEAILQRGRRSNADERAADADSGADSDALAPDPDQHSRPLHALNTALLQRRRSAEPAPAAPPAPHRSGRRAPSPPPRPAPPPRPTALSPGPQHPGAAPQYPGTAPQHPGAAPQYPALRAVLRAVPREEPPASPLKPRHPVDPTHISMPLRHITKHDIRVLPTSERRELPALNSPSASPPPRAPAPAPAPAPAPGDIVVGAQAAAEAGWARGAALSPGSAVRGIFPSSKSRSLKKKSSILAKRRLVPAAALAARGAGGAVWQRVRARASPRWARRHLLLAHSVLYAYRAPDCSKADCMIYLAGCTVAAAPEVKSRAHAFKVYHTGTAFYFACDSRDAQLAWIQLIHRATLLPELAADMDVSKQFSETDYSETESDTESPRERERDKDKDKDKSKFGSLKKLTHRMQRSDSGDLPPHAATSLDRKYLRFFYRSKPKDDAKPKNKQVGVPVPTEHYRSYRRVAASPAPAPGPAPASPPGSPPAPRPGEEGSGRGRRLPKPINYIHASNPNLLDFDKSDFVTKPALHVPKPKPKTETLVGLVTLEQFMLRKQAEERRQLYSNRVLLGVEHQALLHRLDNIVPDVIYGELCGSAGGGSAGGGSGGGSAGGSAGGGKPVSVRGRDGYEKIVYRDEMGGTPACGAGATSGGAGGASGAGGARAGRGGAGERWRDSLRRNDKVHSARADAEVKPHHAHSAHTRDSVITRSGFSVTTWRVKHLTLRVPACLRVAAVPPPSHRRPAAAGRATLPANVSASSRAPNTTRQTNEYSNY